From the genome of Pirellulales bacterium, one region includes:
- a CDS encoding SpaA isopeptide-forming pilin-related protein, whose translation MSRTSKKTLRLFAKSKKRQTFSPATRLARICELLERRELLTASPAFLQGLVADTANNPLAGATVTLYQHGNDTVSGELGSATTLSDGRYLFASSGTAATDVAIVPTLLTGAQYDLIETPPAGYANLSTQSFTQVGNVVGPATSGTTANSFDVNLPQSAAVDVNVQNTFGPSGFYNNWDVVSWQDGTYNPITKTYSYADDPNSPSTYLQFPATVNGNSFLTLCTNNQQNLVGPADNTFSVLPTSSFPGAYSARIAYLYEKYGVPPNTPLDGQDAVGLQMAIDVLLYDAGGNLDTGSFTPADFNTGSTLTTQTYINPARVPGYSGEGGYSSATFADEESQAASYINESFGKTGQAWYLPVDTGAPISNGDQSLIGTDTFNFTNIAAPTITTTPGGTVSIGNITISGTKYLDLTGNGFSADDTPDKGVTINLYQETNSTAGLQTGSGGDKLVATTTTADDGSYSFGVTAAGTYYVQEAVPATDVQTGGGPNGSAGNTYYTVAATDGHSYSGYNFDDFQVPICTETDISYKVTTPSGSSTNVSDLAGHTAPGDTVTVTFTVPSGANDTLTLVSYYAQSATFSNSNAQQQLIYQQDTGTFAPGGPYSLTVQIPNSYYQIDFVCGQAISQLEPNQNSNAYGPDSAEILYHAEQRFISSDSGGSTAGTLNTASPIVPAPTTTTSTATAPLTDSATLSGGYNPGGTITFYLFAPGVTPLADNSNNVYSDQVTVSGNGSYDTSIGAHPGGYTATIPGTYQWVAVYSGDSNNTGATSPFGSEPETVGPSTPAINTTPSVKTIIVGPGEYATIGFWHNNNGQAVINDFDSGPSSTLLGMSLATNYPNLFGTPNPYTSATLASFPGSPTTFNGLTNSQVATVYENLWTPSGLQKNTYVQAFAAAFGGYTSSGSATFNVGGNGAAFGVANNTSLSVATVLQDVANNFNPTTGLFYGGDSTLTSDANNVLNGINTSGENGGGSTVSVTYLNDSATLSGGDNETGTVTFYLFAPGVTPNGTDSNNVYADTVTVSGDGTYTTTTMGNNSGGYLPTATGTYQWVAVYSGDSNNAGVTSPFGSEPWTVGTQSPLITTNAGGAVVLGSGAALTDSATLSNGDAPTGTITFYLFAPGVTPNGTDSNNVYADVVNVNSGNGTYTTAQGNNPGGYAPVVTGTYEWLAVYSGDTNNDATASNFGDEPEKSTPAGPSINTKPGGTVSMGNMTIGGTKYLDLTGNGFSSDDKPYGGVKINLYQDTLDTGVLQAGDALVGTTTTAADGSFSFGVSTPGTYFVQEVVPTGYLQTGGGPDGSAGNTYYTVQVTAGSSYSGYNFDDYQIPTCAPTNVCYTIKTPSGCTTTVSTLAGNTAPGDTVTVNFTVPSGMNDTLTLVSYYAQSTSFTSSNGYQQLIYQQASGNFAPGTHSLTVKIPNSYYQIDFVCGLAIDQLEPDQNNNAYGPDSGEILYHAEGRYIDSDSGGSTPGTINSKTPTVPAPTTSPSTATQALTDSATLSGGYSATGTITFYLFAPGVTPNGSDSNNVYSDVVTVSGNGTYTTSQGNNPGGYLPTVAGTYQWVAVYSGDSNNSGATSPFGSEPETVSPTGPSITTKAQGAVVVGSGNSLADSATLT comes from the coding sequence ATGTCGCGGACCTCTAAGAAGACCCTTCGTCTATTCGCAAAGAGCAAAAAACGCCAAACCTTCTCGCCAGCCACACGACTGGCGAGAATCTGCGAGCTGCTCGAGCGGCGCGAGCTGCTCACGGCCAGCCCGGCTTTCCTGCAAGGCCTGGTGGCTGACACCGCCAATAATCCCCTGGCCGGCGCTACGGTCACCTTGTACCAACACGGAAACGACACGGTGAGCGGGGAGCTGGGAAGCGCCACCACCCTCAGCGATGGCCGGTATTTGTTTGCCAGCAGCGGCACCGCGGCCACCGACGTCGCCATCGTGCCGACGCTTCTCACCGGCGCGCAATATGACCTCATCGAGACGCCGCCGGCGGGCTACGCCAACTTGTCCACTCAGAGTTTTACGCAGGTCGGCAACGTCGTCGGACCCGCGACGAGCGGAACGACGGCCAACAGTTTCGACGTCAACCTGCCGCAATCGGCGGCGGTCGACGTCAATGTACAGAACACGTTCGGCCCCAGTGGCTTCTACAACAACTGGGACGTCGTAAGCTGGCAGGACGGCACGTACAACCCAATTACCAAGACCTATAGCTACGCAGACGATCCCAACTCTCCCTCGACCTATTTGCAGTTCCCCGCGACGGTGAACGGCAATAGTTTCTTGACGCTCTGCACGAACAACCAGCAAAACCTTGTCGGGCCGGCGGACAACACCTTTTCGGTGCTGCCCACCAGCAGTTTTCCCGGCGCCTACAGCGCCAGGATCGCTTATCTCTACGAAAAATATGGTGTACCGCCCAACACCCCGCTCGACGGGCAGGACGCGGTCGGCCTGCAAATGGCCATCGATGTGCTGTTGTACGACGCTGGAGGCAACCTTGACACCGGCAGTTTTACGCCGGCCGATTTCAACACCGGCTCGACTCTGACGACGCAGACCTATATCAACCCGGCCCGCGTTCCAGGGTATAGCGGCGAAGGGGGTTACAGTTCCGCGACGTTTGCCGACGAAGAGTCCCAGGCCGCCAGCTACATAAACGAGTCGTTCGGCAAGACCGGCCAGGCTTGGTACCTGCCCGTCGATACGGGCGCTCCCATCTCGAACGGCGATCAGTCGCTGATCGGCACCGACACTTTCAACTTCACCAACATTGCGGCGCCGACGATCACGACTACGCCGGGCGGGACGGTCTCCATTGGCAACATCACCATCAGCGGGACAAAGTACCTCGACCTGACCGGCAATGGCTTTTCGGCCGATGATACGCCCGATAAAGGCGTGACCATCAACCTTTACCAGGAGACCAACAGCACCGCCGGGCTGCAGACCGGCAGCGGCGGCGACAAGTTGGTTGCCACCACGACCACCGCCGACGACGGCAGTTACAGCTTCGGCGTCACCGCCGCGGGCACCTATTACGTGCAGGAGGCGGTGCCGGCGACCGATGTGCAGACGGGCGGCGGGCCGAACGGCAGTGCCGGAAACACCTATTACACCGTCGCCGCCACCGACGGCCACAGCTACTCCGGCTATAACTTCGACGACTTTCAGGTTCCCATCTGTACGGAGACCGACATCTCCTACAAGGTGACCACGCCGAGCGGGTCGTCCACGAACGTGAGCGACTTGGCCGGCCACACGGCGCCGGGCGACACCGTGACGGTTACCTTCACGGTGCCGTCGGGAGCGAACGATACACTCACCCTGGTAAGCTATTATGCTCAGAGCGCCACATTCAGCAACTCGAACGCGCAGCAGCAATTGATCTATCAACAGGACACCGGCACCTTCGCCCCCGGAGGGCCGTATTCGCTGACGGTCCAAATCCCGAACTCATACTACCAAATCGACTTCGTCTGTGGGCAGGCGATCAGTCAGTTGGAGCCGAACCAGAACAGCAACGCCTACGGCCCTGACAGCGCCGAGATCCTCTACCATGCCGAGCAGCGTTTCATCTCGTCCGATAGCGGCGGCTCCACGGCCGGAACCCTGAATACGGCTTCGCCCATAGTCCCCGCTCCGACGACAACGACTTCCACCGCCACCGCCCCCTTGACCGACTCCGCGACGCTGTCGGGCGGCTACAATCCTGGCGGGACGATTACGTTCTACTTGTTCGCGCCGGGCGTGACTCCGCTGGCCGACAACAGCAACAACGTCTACAGCGACCAGGTGACCGTCAGCGGCAACGGCAGTTACGATACGAGCATCGGCGCCCATCCGGGCGGCTACACGGCCACGATACCCGGCACTTACCAGTGGGTCGCGGTCTACAGCGGCGACTCCAACAACACTGGGGCCACCAGCCCCTTCGGCAGCGAGCCGGAGACCGTCGGCCCGTCCACCCCGGCGATCAACACCACGCCCAGCGTCAAGACGATCATTGTCGGGCCGGGCGAATACGCCACCATCGGCTTTTGGCACAACAACAACGGCCAAGCCGTGATAAATGACTTCGACAGCGGACCAAGCTCCACGCTGTTGGGCATGTCGTTGGCGACCAACTATCCCAACCTGTTCGGCACGCCCAATCCGTACACCAGCGCGACGTTGGCCAGCTTCCCAGGGAGCCCGACGACATTCAACGGCTTAACCAACTCGCAGGTCGCCACAGTCTATGAGAATCTGTGGACGCCCAGCGGTTTGCAGAAGAACACGTATGTGCAAGCCTTTGCCGCCGCATTTGGAGGCTATACCTCGAGCGGCAGTGCCACTTTCAACGTCGGCGGCAACGGCGCCGCCTTCGGAGTCGCCAATAACACGTCGCTCAGCGTCGCCACCGTCCTCCAGGACGTGGCAAACAATTTCAATCCGACGACCGGCCTGTTCTACGGCGGCGATTCAACCCTGACCAGCGACGCCAACAACGTGCTCAACGGAATCAACACCAGCGGCGAGAACGGGGGCGGCTCGACGGTCTCGGTGACGTATTTGAACGATTCCGCCACACTCTCAGGCGGCGACAACGAGACCGGCACCGTCACCTTCTATCTCTTCGCGCCGGGCGTAACGCCCAACGGCACCGACAGTAACAACGTCTACGCCGACACGGTGACGGTCAGCGGGGATGGCACATACACCACGACGACGATGGGGAACAATTCTGGCGGCTACCTGCCCACCGCCACCGGCACCTACCAGTGGGTGGCCGTCTACAGCGGAGACAGCAACAACGCCGGCGTCACCAGTCCCTTCGGCTCCGAGCCCTGGACCGTCGGAACGCAGAGCCCACTGATCACCACCAACGCTGGCGGCGCCGTGGTGCTTGGCAGCGGCGCCGCGCTGACTGATTCGGCCACCTTGTCGAACGGCGACGCGCCCACCGGCACAATCACCTTTTACCTCTTCGCGCCAGGCGTTACTCCGAATGGCACTGACAGCAACAACGTCTATGCCGACGTAGTCAACGTCAATAGTGGCAACGGTACCTACACGACCGCCCAGGGCAACAATCCGGGCGGCTATGCGCCCGTAGTGACCGGCACCTACGAGTGGTTAGCCGTATATAGCGGCGACACGAACAACGACGCCACGGCCAGTAACTTTGGCGACGAACCCGAGAAGTCCACTCCGGCTGGACCCTCGATCAACACCAAGCCCGGCGGCACGGTCTCGATGGGTAACATGACGATCGGCGGCACGAAGTATCTGGACCTGACCGGAAATGGCTTCTCCAGCGACGACAAGCCCTACGGCGGCGTGAAGATCAACCTCTATCAAGACACGCTGGACACCGGCGTGTTGCAGGCCGGCGATGCGTTGGTCGGCACCACCACCACCGCCGCGGATGGCAGTTTCAGCTTCGGTGTCTCCACGCCGGGCACCTACTTCGTGCAAGAAGTGGTGCCGACGGGCTATCTCCAGACGGGCGGCGGGCCAGATGGCAGCGCCGGAAACACCTACTACACCGTCCAAGTCACGGCCGGAAGCAGCTATTCCGGCTACAACTTCGACGACTATCAGATTCCCACGTGTGCGCCGACGAACGTCTGCTATACCATCAAGACGCCGAGCGGCTGCACCACCACGGTATCGACCCTGGCCGGGAACACCGCGCCGGGCGACACCGTGACCGTCAACTTCACCGTGCCGTCGGGGATGAACGACACGCTCACCCTGGTGAGCTACTACGCTCAAAGCACCTCCTTCACCAGCTCCAACGGTTACCAGCAGTTGATCTATCAGCAAGCGAGCGGAAATTTCGCCCCCGGCACGCACTCGCTGACGGTCAAAATCCCCAACAGCTATTATCAGATCGACTTCGTGTGCGGGCTGGCGATCGACCAGTTGGAGCCGGACCAGAACAACAACGCCTACGGCCCTGACAGCGGCGAGATTCTCTACCATGCTGAAGGTCGTTACATCGACAGCGACAGCGGCGGCAGCACGCCCGGCACGATCAACTCCAAGACGCCGACGGTGCCCGCTCCGACGACCTCGCCATCGACCGCCACACAGGCGCTGACCGACTCGGCCACGCTCTCGGGCGGCTACAGTGCGACGGGCACGATCACGTTCTACCTGTTTGCGCCGGGCGTCACGCCCAACGGCAGCGACAGCAACAACGTCTACAGCGACGTAGTGACCGTCAGCGGCAACGGCACCTACACGACGAGCCAAGGCAACAATCCGGGCGGTTACCTGCCAACTGTGGCTGGTACTTACCAATGGGTTGCGGTTTACAGCGGCGACTCGAACAATAGCGGCGCCACCAGCCCGTTCGGCAGCGAGCCGGAGACGGTCAGTCCGACCGGCCCGAGCATCACCACCAAAGCCCAAGGCGCGGTGGTGGTGGGCAGCGGCAACTCGCTGGCCGACTCGGCCACGCTCAC
- a CDS encoding CAAX prenyl protease-related protein yields MATAVMTERAELRRRAGRPLAWPRWGALALLFVAEVVLLSVRFDTASLSDVSGEWAMAVAVTPRLIRLAIVAVAVALVFHARALLDQLRVGWVWAANHGWAWFLALHVVSLLTFVWLTEEILEHGRAAGRLAPAWVLAWFASGVLSVAGWGLAALPAAIWRRLAASACSGLGVGLCIGAAVWASELTADGLWQPLARGTLWCAAQLLALVYPAVVYQPAGLVIGTPSFAVRIDPDCSGYEGMALILAFLSGYLWFDRDALRLPQALVLLPLGAAASLVANVLRMTLLVAMGSSWSESIAMGGFHSQAGAIAFASIGLGLVVVARRSTWFAKPASVAHGEACNPTAAYLVPMLSVIAVGMLTGAFSHGVDGLYPLRVWAALGALWYFRNSYAATWGGWPSQAVAKEGLEPDGLGRPSSQRCAGAAMRGLFAAFAMGAAVFALWVLLAPSGAATVGPAAELAAWPAAWRVVWWVSRTGGYLVIAPLVEELAFRGFLMRRLMAADFEAVSPRRIAWWAAGVSALAFAALHGRFWAAGALAGVAYGYAYSRRGSLSDAMLAHCVTNGLLLVCVLFTGNWSLLS; encoded by the coding sequence ATGGCAACCGCTGTCATGACCGAACGCGCCGAACTACGTCGACGGGCTGGGCGTCCGCTCGCTTGGCCGCGCTGGGGAGCGCTGGCCCTGCTGTTCGTCGCGGAGGTGGTTCTGCTCAGCGTGCGCTTCGACACCGCCAGCCTGAGTGACGTCAGCGGCGAATGGGCGATGGCGGTTGCCGTGACTCCGCGCCTGATTCGCTTGGCAATCGTGGCCGTGGCGGTTGCGCTGGTGTTCCATGCGCGAGCGCTGTTGGACCAATTACGGGTAGGCTGGGTGTGGGCCGCCAACCACGGCTGGGCATGGTTTCTCGCGCTGCACGTCGTGTCCTTATTGACATTCGTCTGGCTGACGGAGGAGATTTTGGAACACGGCCGCGCGGCGGGGAGACTCGCCCCGGCTTGGGTGCTCGCTTGGTTTGCGAGCGGTGTGTTGAGCGTCGCAGGCTGGGGGCTCGCGGCGCTGCCGGCGGCAATCTGGCGACGACTGGCCGCGAGCGCCTGCTCGGGGCTGGGCGTGGGGCTGTGCATCGGGGCGGCGGTCTGGGCCTCGGAGTTGACGGCCGACGGGCTCTGGCAACCGCTTGCCCGGGGCACGCTCTGGTGCGCCGCCCAACTGCTCGCGCTGGTTTATCCGGCCGTCGTCTACCAACCGGCGGGCCTGGTCATCGGAACGCCTTCCTTCGCCGTGCGGATCGACCCGGATTGTTCGGGCTACGAGGGAATGGCCCTCATCCTGGCCTTTCTGAGCGGCTACCTTTGGTTCGACCGTGACGCGCTGCGCCTGCCTCAGGCGCTGGTGCTTTTGCCGCTCGGCGCGGCGGCGTCGTTGGTGGCCAACGTGCTGCGCATGACGTTGCTGGTGGCGATGGGCTCCTCCTGGTCCGAATCGATCGCCATGGGGGGCTTTCACTCGCAGGCGGGGGCGATCGCGTTCGCCTCGATCGGACTGGGGCTGGTCGTCGTCGCGCGGCGTTCGACGTGGTTTGCCAAGCCGGCCTCCGTGGCGCACGGCGAAGCCTGCAATCCGACGGCCGCTTACCTGGTGCCGATGTTGTCGGTCATCGCCGTAGGCATGTTGACGGGTGCCTTTTCGCACGGGGTTGACGGCCTTTATCCCTTGCGGGTTTGGGCGGCACTCGGTGCGCTGTGGTACTTCCGCAATTCCTACGCGGCGACATGGGGAGGATGGCCTTCCCAGGCGGTCGCGAAAGAAGGACTGGAGCCAGACGGCCTAGGAAGGCCATCCTCCCAGCGCTGCGCGGGGGCGGCGATGAGGGGCCTATTCGCGGCCTTTGCGATGGGAGCGGCCGTGTTCGCGCTGTGGGTCCTGTTGGCGCCCTCCGGTGCCGCGACGGTCGGTCCGGCGGCGGAGTTGGCGGCCTGGCCGGCGGCCTGGCGGGTGGTCTGGTGGGTGTCGCGGACCGGCGGTTACCTGGTCATCGCGCCGCTCGTCGAGGAGTTGGCATTCCGGGGCTTTTTGATGCGCCGCCTGATGGCGGCCGATTTTGAGGCCGTCTCGCCGCGGCGCATTGCCTGGTGGGCGGCGGGGGTTTCGGCGCTGGCCTTCGCGGCGTTGCATGGCCGCTTTTGGGCGGCCGGCGCATTGGCGGGCGTGGCGTACGGTTACGCCTACTCTCGCCGGGGTAGTCTGAGCGATGCGATGCTCGCGCACTGCGTCACCAACGGGTTGTTGCTTGTGTGCGTGCTGTTTACGGGGAACTGGTCATTGTTGTCATAG
- a CDS encoding matrixin family metalloprotease: MPSRPLLLLICILVIGAAPASAGVVVISNRTAGPLRITATGSDGEQTLALDPADLTSLRSESPVVVRWRVGDQSGERELAVDAAYFFYRDPRSDALRLGPIGPAADPEPPDEVETPTGQTARPGLDSRPRTRGMATFTVKLLADEEERASRKLWEARLRNRLKVASAVFEHYCRVRFETIAVETWKSNDAINEFEDALADFRDGVGRGPARLAIGFTSQYEVPEGRTHLGGTYGPLATHILLREWSQHLSEAERTELLVHELGHFLGAAHSLEADSVMRPLLGDKQAAAKKFRIRFDPLNTLAICLVAEECRDGKISGFRDLSLPARGRLIDIYRTLAELLPEDPAAPLYYSLASGHQLPGFRLTDGAQSPDQNPLEPDRPGFDAEGGDAGPDRRRGAVGKPAPTSLGRPGTAIVGRAGTAAERGPAPPLIADGDLPALVEATRSVLAAIVAAGEENQRLPRGRQAGGEDLFRRAGDGLTEYYVRAAAAAALVEVPQQQREKAFLLGLAIGLESSSWLREVPVLGGYLRQIEPDASRRRRLASLGEPTMRGRNDLVQHFLISAALTALAGARSAETAGVGKELRDADGGSGFSFCDLCADLAGIEFAQGVQSGALPISRLARGFRVSDYLPDLAGFVDDLSHRAFVEQFGSTSDRRFHAMRAKIRERISTLPAYGGASVGGF; encoded by the coding sequence ATGCCAAGTCGCCCGCTGCTTCTGTTGATTTGTATACTCGTCATCGGGGCTGCGCCGGCCTCGGCGGGCGTCGTCGTCATCTCCAACCGCACCGCCGGGCCGTTGCGAATCACGGCGACCGGCTCCGACGGCGAGCAGACTTTGGCGCTCGATCCCGCCGATCTGACGTCGCTCAGGTCGGAGTCGCCCGTCGTCGTCCGCTGGCGTGTGGGCGATCAATCGGGCGAGCGGGAGTTGGCCGTCGACGCGGCTTATTTCTTCTATCGCGATCCGCGGAGCGACGCCCTGCGACTTGGGCCGATCGGTCCGGCCGCCGACCCCGAACCGCCCGACGAAGTGGAAACGCCGACCGGACAGACCGCAAGACCCGGACTGGATTCCAGGCCGCGGACCCGCGGGATGGCGACTTTCACCGTCAAATTGCTGGCCGACGAAGAAGAACGGGCCAGCCGCAAGTTGTGGGAGGCCCGCTTGCGCAACCGGCTCAAAGTCGCCTCGGCGGTGTTCGAGCACTATTGCCGCGTGCGTTTCGAAACCATCGCCGTGGAAACGTGGAAATCGAACGACGCGATCAACGAATTCGAAGACGCGCTGGCCGACTTTCGCGACGGGGTCGGGCGCGGTCCGGCGCGACTGGCGATCGGCTTCACCAGCCAGTATGAAGTGCCGGAAGGCCGGACGCACTTGGGCGGCACCTACGGGCCGCTGGCCACGCACATCTTGCTGCGCGAGTGGTCGCAGCACCTCTCCGAAGCCGAGCGGACCGAGCTGCTCGTCCACGAGCTGGGCCATTTTCTGGGCGCCGCTCACAGCCTGGAGGCCGATTCGGTGATGCGGCCCTTGCTCGGCGACAAGCAGGCCGCGGCCAAAAAATTCCGCATCCGCTTCGACCCGCTCAATACGTTGGCCATTTGCCTGGTGGCCGAGGAGTGCCGCGACGGAAAGATCAGCGGCTTCCGCGACCTGAGCCTGCCGGCCCGCGGACGACTGATCGACATTTACCGCACGCTGGCCGAGCTGTTGCCCGAAGACCCGGCAGCCCCGCTCTATTACTCGCTCGCCAGCGGTCACCAACTGCCGGGGTTTCGCTTGACCGACGGCGCTCAGTCGCCGGACCAGAACCCACTCGAGCCAGACCGGCCCGGATTCGACGCGGAAGGGGGCGATGCCGGCCCCGATCGGCGCCGTGGCGCGGTCGGAAAACCCGCCCCAACCAGCCTGGGCAGACCGGGCACCGCCATCGTCGGCAGAGCGGGCACAGCGGCCGAGCGCGGGCCGGCCCCGCCGCTCATCGCCGACGGCGACTTGCCGGCACTCGTCGAGGCCACGCGCAGCGTGCTGGCGGCGATTGTCGCGGCCGGCGAGGAAAACCAACGTTTGCCCCGCGGTCGACAGGCCGGCGGCGAAGACTTGTTCCGGCGCGCCGGCGACGGGCTCACGGAATACTACGTGCGCGCGGCCGCCGCCGCGGCCCTGGTCGAGGTGCCGCAGCAGCAGCGAGAAAAAGCGTTCTTGTTGGGACTGGCGATCGGACTGGAGTCGTCGTCGTGGCTGCGAGAAGTGCCGGTCCTGGGCGGCTATTTGCGGCAGATCGAGCCCGACGCCAGCCGCCGCCGGCGGCTGGCATCGCTCGGTGAACCGACGATGCGAGGCCGGAACGACCTCGTGCAGCACTTCCTGATCTCGGCCGCACTCACGGCCCTGGCCGGAGCGCGGTCGGCCGAGACGGCCGGCGTAGGCAAGGAGCTGCGCGACGCCGACGGCGGCAGCGGCTTCAGCTTCTGCGACCTGTGCGCCGACCTGGCCGGAATCGAGTTTGCACAAGGAGTTCAAAGCGGCGCGTTGCCCATCAGCCGGTTGGCGCGGGGGTTCCGCGTGAGCGATTATTTGCCCGACCTGGCCGGGTTTGTCGACGACCTCAGCCACCGGGCGTTCGTCGAGCAATTCGGCTCGACTTCCGACCGTCGCTTCCACGCGATGCGGGCCAAAATACGCGAGCGCATTTCCACCCTGCCCGCCTACGGCGGCGCTTCGGTCGGCGGTTTCTAG